gacttgctgcagttattgaaagcaaaggatttgcaactaaatattaagtcttattcacttaaatatgttttaagtatatctgttccaatacttttgatcacatgacaaatgggtggattcaaacaaaatgtgatattttcttagttgtgcatcagatcctgatgtaaatacctggaaataaaagctgaaacgttgatctctggtctcacgttcattatttgatgtcaagcccaaatgttttcagtctacagcaaaaataaaggaattcgcctcactgttccaatacttttggagggcactgtacacagTGAAGTGACTTCTTTCTCTGTCCTACAGGGCGTTTATCAGTTCAGGAGGATGAGGTTAAGCAGATGaagatctctctttctctggcccAGACCGAGGAGAAAAGGCTACAGCAGAAGCTTGCAGACCTGGAAAGAGTAAGAACAATTCTGAGTTAGGCCTCTTTAATCATATCATCCTCTCATATACCTAAATAACATAACCCCCCTCGTTAAACAGTAATATTTGGGGTTAGGGTTCGGACTATTGTTTCCTTCTTGTAACTTCaaataattataatttgacaacCATGGCATGGCAAATTCAAGTCAATATAGCAGAATTACCTGGAAAAGGAAATACTTAACACATCTGAATCACTTCTGTTTAATCCACCTGCCTTAACTGAGAGATCATACATGAGCAAATGTGTCCAAACCTCTGGTGGATCCTCAGGCGAAGAGCAACCAGGCAATCGATCTGACCTTCAAGCTCAAGTCCCTCCAACAATGTCTGGAGCAGGAAGAGGCGGAGCACAAGGCCACAAAGGCAAAACTAGCAGACAAGAGCCAGATCAACCAATCAATTGAGGAGGCCAAATCTGAAACTCTCAAAGGTGAGAGAAGAACATTGGACCATAAATGCTTCAAGATAGTGTGTGATATGTAGAGTGAAAGCATTTGATAGAGTGTGATATGTAGAGTGAAATTATGAGAAGGAATAAAGAAGGATATGtctgtcaaatgtttttttgtattattatatgCAACACACCTCTACATAAAATGTGTAAACTGTATTCTCTGAGCAGTGATGGAGAAGAGCCTACATGAGGAACATAACACCAAGCTGCAGCTGGAGGGCCAACTTCTGCAGCTCGAGAAAGACCACTCTCTGCTGGTCTGTGACTACAAGCAGGCCCAGAACAAACTGGAAGAACTGCACACAACCAAGGACAAGCTCAccgaggaggtggggggagggggggggcatcagtgcatgtctctgtgtttgtgagtctATCTGCATTCTcgcccttttctctctctttctttctccctttctttctcattctctcaaaTCGCTGCCTTCACATTCTTGTTTCAACCCAACCTTTTTTTGGCCCCCGGCCTTCTGCCCATCTCCCCAGGCATCAAATTTGACCTTGCTCCTGGAGCAGGAGATGCAGAAACGTAGACTTACCCAGACTGACCTGAAGGTACAGACCCAGCAGGCCACAGTGCTACGCTCCTCTGAGAAGCAGTTGAAGCAGGAACTTAATCACCTGCTGGACAAGAAGCACAGCCTGGAGAAACAGAACCAGGAGCTACGCAGGTCAGgtcaacacacatatacagtcatGGCCGAAATTGTTGGCACCCCAGAAATGTTTCCAGAAAATCAAGTATTTCTCACAGAAAAGTATTGCAGTAACAAATGTTTTGCTATACACATGTTTATTCCCTTTGTGTGTAttggaacaaaaaaaaaaaaaggaggaaaaaatgCAAATTGGTCAAAATGTCACACAAAATTCCCAAAATGGGCTGGTCAAAATTCTTGGCACCCTTAACTTAATATTTGGTTGCACACCCTTTGGAAAAAATAACTGAAATCAGTCGCTTCCTATAACCATCAATAAGCTTCTTACACCTCTCATCCGGAATTTTGGACCACTTTTCCTTTGCAAACTGCTCCAGGTCTCTCTTTTTGGAAGGGTGCCTTTTCCCAACAGCAATTTTAAGATCTCTCCACAGGTGTTCAAAGGGATTTAGATCTGGACTCATTGCTGGCCACTTTAAAACTCTCCAGCGCTTTGTTGCCATCCATTTCTCACATCCTTTTGACGTATGTTTGGGGTCATTGTCCTGCTGGAAGACCCAAGATCTCGGACGCAAACCCAGCTTTCTGACACTGGGCTGTACATTGCGACCCAAATTCCTTTGGTAATCGTCAGATTTCATGATGCCTTGTACACATTCAAGGCACCCAGTGCCAGAGGCAGCAAAACAACCCCAAAACATAATTGAACCTCCACCGTATTTCACTGTAGGTACTGTGTTCTTTTCTTTGTAGGCCTCATTCTTTTTTCCGTAAACAGTAGAATGATGTGCTTTACCAAAAAGCTCTATCTTGGTCTCATCTGTCCACAAGACGTTTTTCCAGAAGGATTTTGGCTTACTCAAGTACATTTTGGCAAACAGTAGTCTAGTTTTTTGTCTCTGTGTCAGAAGTGGGGGTCCTCCTGGGTCTCGTGCCATAGCGTTTCATTTCATTTAAATGTTGACGGATAGTTTGCGCTGACACTGATGCTCCCTGAGCCTGCAGGACAGCTTGAATTTCTTTGGAACTTGTTTGGGGCTGCTTATCCACCATACGGACTATCCTGCGTTGCAACCTTTCATCAATTTTTCTCTTCCATCCACGTCCAGAGAGATTAGCTACAGTGCCATGGATTGCAAACTTCTTGATAATGTTGCGCACTGTGGACAAAGGCACATCTAGATCTCTGGAGATGGACTTGTAACCTTGAGATTGTTGATATTTTTCCACAAATTTGGTTCTCAAGTCCTCAGACAGTTCTCTTCTACTCTTTCTGTTGTCCATGCTTAGTGTGGCACACACAATCAAAGCTAAGTGAACTTCTCTCCTTTTTATCTGCTCTCAGGTGTGATTTTGATATTGCCCACACATGTTACTTGCCCCAGGTGAGTTTAAAGGAGCATCACATGCTTGAAACAATCTTATTTATACACAATTTTGAAAGGGTGCCAAGAATTTTGACCAGCCCATTTTTTGAGTTTTGTGTGACATTATGTCCAATTTGCATTTTTTCctccctttttttgtttttattccaATACACACAAAGGGAATAAACATGTGGATAGCAAAACATGTGTTACTGCAATACTTTTCTGTGAGAAATACTTGATTTTCTGGAAACATTTCTGGGGTGCCAACAATTTCGGCCATGACTGTGTAAGCACAGACAATCTCTCACCCTCTCGTCTGTTTTAATCACTCCGGTTTAAAATTACAACATAACTTTTAGCtctccaaaaaacacatttgcaaaTAAGATTAGCTTTTGAAAGACTACATTTACATAGCCAATAGGTCCTATTGTCTTGCCTTGCAATACTATTGGATAAATTTAGTCtttcaaaaaaagaaatgagcaattaaagagctaaatgtgacgttgtaattttacaacaaggggtcttacagggatattcacacacacaatcacttacTCACTTGTACTCTCaccttcacagacacacacatttcttctCTTGTTGTTTGCAATACTGGTTGGTTAGTTGTTCTTTACAATTAGTCGATGACAGTGATTGACGGCAGGCTTGTCCAATCCCAGGGAGAGGCAAGAGGCTGACGGGCAACTGAAGGAGCTAAAAGACCAGTTGGAGGCAGAGCAGTATTTCACGGTACTTTTCACCCCATAAATGAATAATTATTTGATCATAATTCCTACAGTACCTACTTAGACTTATACAAAACATGCAGTACCTGCTATATCATCGACGGGCAAAGCATCCGAGAACACATCTGAAATATCATTGATACTGGTTTGTGCTACGTTTTTGTAAAGCAAATCAATTCAGTAATCTAACAGCAGTGTAATGTCAATAATGTACAGTCCTACTGTGTGTGTAATAGAGTTAGTATTCACTGGAAGCATGTTGAAGCCCAGTTGTTTCTATGTTCCAGACCCTGTATAAGACTCAGATCCGGGAGCTAAAGGAGGAGTGTGATGAGAAGAATAAACTGTATAAGGATGCCCAGCAAAGACTGGAAGAGTATCAGGAGGAGAGGTAAGAAACTAGTAATATCCAAGACGTACTGCGTGCCCAGAATACTTCAGCAGTTATACTGTCACCAACTCACAGGACTGACATTGAAAGGTAGGGGAGTCATAGAAAAATTATCCATGTTAAAATGCACTGCTTGGCACTTCACAGTGGTTTTCTGTGCTGTGGGGGTGTACTTGAATAGCCAGCTGTATCAGATTTTACATAATCTTTTACAATTCAGccgatgcttttatccaaagccatgtacaaatagtgcatatagaaagtacagctGATGATCAAGGATTAGAAGTGTTACTGTACCTGGGCAGTTGACAAAATCTCCACAGAAATTTTAAGGATCTAACATGATTTGTCTTTAAAAGCTAGCTTCGGTATTAGCTTACACTAATAAGTAAATCACCTCACAGCCAGTAAGGAGGATTTGGTGTTATTAGATCAATAGGAGCTGAGAGCTGAGAAACTGAGAGCCGAGAAATCCATGTAGTATGACCCTTTAGTTCTTTTATTGGTCAAATTATACTGGGTACAAAATTTGTTGTGGtctcttgtttttttgttttagttGTGTGGCTGGAGTTTTATTTTAATCTGCAGTATATGCTAAAATATGGAAAACTAGAGAGGGTTCCATTTCTGGGGAAGTTGTGAGGTGTGGTTGCATCAGTTGCACCTGGGacagttttctttctttcttttcacctCCAAACCTATTGTTTAGGCTAATATCCAAACATGTCCAAATGTCCAAACATTTGGAGAATTTTCAAGGGTGTACTTAACTGATATTTCTGCATAAGATAGAagatctcccagaagttaacagcTACTAAACTGATGTTCTAGGTTATCGCACATGGGTTTGTGACGTTGTGAAGTTAGGGACGTTTGTCTTGCTAGTTAGCTACCGTTACCTTCagttttcgccacaaaaacttaaaacGCCTTAGACGCAAAAACCGTCAAACCGTCAAATGGATCATTCGAGGAGATACAAGCAACCCAATCGGGACCACGGTTAACATTTTGATACCGACATTGTGTATGCAGTGCAAAGATTTACAGTGTTCtaagggtgggaaaataataataaatatgtatGAGGTGATTATTATTTTGATACTTTCAGTGATCTTCTAGTGTTTGCTCCTGAACTTTTTAGTAGTTTCATTGATTGTAGTGGAATTTAGCGCAATATATTGATGTTCAGCTACTGTGCACAATCAATCTTAGATTGGCCACGTTCCTGGTTTATCCTAGTGAACTGGGATTTTTCGCCTTTGCCTACAGGGACTCCTTGGCTGCCCAGTTGGAGGTGAGCCTGACCAAGGCAGATTCTGAGCAGCTTGCCCGCTCCATAGCCGAGGAGCAATACTCAgacctggagaaggagaagatcaTGAAGGAGCTGGAGATCAAGGATATGATGGCCCGTCACCGACAGGAGCTGGGAGACAAGGAGGCCACCATCAGCTCTGTAGGAAgcacacagggagagggggctcgGGAGTAGGAAtgcaggagagatagaggggtgagagggaagggaggtagGAAAAAGGTTCTAATTGAAAGCCTGTGAGAGCGGCACATTAGCAAGCAACAATGCAAAGGGAGTGTGGGACATAAATCTGGTCTGAGAGGAATACTGGAAGACAAGGTGTCCTCCACTTTAGGGACAAACATTGACATGAGATTGAAGAGCTTTTCTTGAAGTTACCTCATGAGTGCAATGCCCGTTTGTAGTGGCCATGTGGCAAATGCTCGTGCAGTGTCCGTTGATGGCTCGCCACATCCATGGATCCGTCTCTAAGTGCAGCTCAATGCTGTCATATTTATGTCTCATGAGATCCAAGGCTCCATGGATTATAGCAGCTCAACATGGTGTTGAACACATTTCAGCgctcatccaaacaactttACACTGCATGTCCTTGGGTCCCATTTTCAACTTCACACAGGTGCCCGCTTCTCAAGATCATTGAgccacaggcacgcacacagaaagacagagataccTGCCTTTATAGTTGCATTGGTAGTAATTTCACACATGTATGATGTCTGCCTGTGCAGTGTGTACATCTGGATTAGGCAAACAGATTATTCCCCCTACACTCAACTATTTTGTCCTGTGCTGCCCCCTACAGCTGGAAGAATCCAACCGCACGTTGACAGTGGACGTGGCCAACCTGGCCAATGAAAAAGAAGAGCTGAACAACCAGCTGAAGGAGATGCAGCAGCGTGcgtctcttctcttcctcctctattgTATTAATTCTGCTCCTGATTCTCTGAAATTACCTATCTCTCCATGTTTCCTGTCGCTTTTTGGGATCTCCAAAAATGCATCTTTCCTTCCTAGCTTTCATCCATCCTCGAGCTGTCTTAGTTTATCCATCTAGAACAGGGGTGGTGGAAGTATGTTTGgggtttggtttggtgataGTTGTTCCCTTTGTTGGGTACAGAGCTCCAAAAgtccaaggaggaggagagacagatgaaCTCTGTGAAACTCTCCTTTGAGAAGCAGCTACAGAATGAGAGGACTCTCAAAATACAGGTGTGCATATGCATGTACTGTAAGGAAGTCTTAGGCAGCCAAGGTTTTTTATATTATATCTAATAttcttaaatattttatttttttctgtgtttgtgctgcAGTACAAAAGTGCAATGTTGAGAAACCTTTTGTTTAGTCTTTTCATTTCCTTATGTCTTTAAGCATTGTTACTTTAGGAGAAATTTTTGTATTTGTGACTTTTGCACAGATATGTATGtatgagagtgtctgtgtgtgtttgaggcctACACTACAGGTGTATGGACTCACCACTTGGATACAGTTTAATCTTATCTGCCAGAGATCTCCATATTCTTGACATACATTACACATAATGTGTGCCAGGCTGGGTATAATTAGTGTCTCCATAGCTGTATCTTATGTCTATACCTCCAAGGCTGTCAACAAGCTGGCGGAGATCATGAACCGGAAGGAGGGGGTGCGTGGCAGTCACCGAGTCAGTAGCGTGGACACGGACGTCcacaggaaagagaaggagaacagGAAGCTACAGCTGCAGCTGAGGTCGGAGCGTGAGAAGCTCAACAGCACCATCATCAAATACCAGAAAGAGATCAACGACATGCAGGCGGTCAGTATTAACACACCCACCTCCAAACATGCTGTACACTGACCAATGAGAGTTGGAGCTCCAGTTAAAGGCAGGCTCTAAACAACAAGGGGCATTTCCCTCTACAGATGAAGTAACAAATGTTTTTTCAGTGTCTGTTGGCCTATGCCTTTGTTTTTATTAAGTTATTTCCACAGGTACGGACAGTATAATTGAGTTTCTCATTTCTAGATATTATCTGGTGTATGCCTCTCCACATGTTTGAAAGTGAAGTTTTTATAAGTGGGTCTGTCTTTAAATTGTAAATAAACTCCAAACCCTCTTTATTGAGGTAACCCCATACCCATGCACAAACAAATCTTTGCAAAGATGTTATTTGAGATTTTTGGTGGCAAGTCCAGAAACGTTTTGCTTCCAGTGGTCATAAAACAGTTGAAGAAATTTGCATCTCAGGTTATGTTATTTGGTCCAGTTTGTGTATTACTCTGAGCATTTAAGGGAAGCTCCAAAATAAATTATTTACCCATTTGTTTTATATTAAGGGGCAGTTTAAAGCCTAAATTGGCAAGATTAATTGCACTTTAAGTATCTATATGACTTCCTGTATCACATGACCCAACTTATCAAACAACCATTTAGCTAACTGCCGTACACTTGCCCACGTACGCCAAATGAATTGCACAACTTGGTTGAAGCAAAGTAAATTCACTTagttgagcgtgtgtgtgttctgtagttGATTTCAGATGACAGCCAGGTCCGTCTGGAGCTGCAGATGGCTCTGGACAGTAAGGACAGTGATATTGAACAGCTTCGCTGTCAGATCAGCTCTCTCAGTGTCCATTCTATGGAGTCCACCAGCATCAGCAGTGGTAATGACCTGGACATGGATGACACCTACCCAGGTAACAATGTACAAACACTAACTGTCAACATCtacagtacacagacacactgcttacttgtgtatacatacacacacacacatactaaacaTAATGATAGACAAATCAAAATCAGTTTCTTAACTCCATGATGACATACATGTCAAAACTTCAAGACCTTTTCCTTTTCTTTGGCCACCTCTTGTCTGTGCTCTTTGCACAGTCCAGTCACTGACTTTTGTTGTCCCTAAACCTTTCTGCTTTGACTGTTCCTTCTTCTTTTCCCCTCCACTTTgctttcttcctcccctccctctggggTGGTGCAGTGCGTATCACTCACTCCCACACCTCTGAGTCCATGTCCTTCAAATACCAGCGCACCCACCAATCTGTCTGCATCGACACCCGGCCCAACCTCAGAGCCGCTCACACCCTCTTTGAATCTGActctgaggatgaggaggagtgtggagggggtaGCCGGTTAAATCATGGTCACCTGCCCTTGGCTCTCACCCATGACCAATCCCTTGAGCCTCAGCACGCAGGTGACCCAGCATGGTGGCTCAGATGCAACAGTGGAACCTATGCCCTTCGgcccctctcacactcactttTGCTCGCCCtcctcagactgtgtgtgtgtgtgtatgtctgtatgtgtgtgtgtatgtctgtgtgtgtgcatgcacgcaAATGAGTGAATTTGTGAGCTTGCAAAtgcttgttgtttttgtgtgtgttaaccctCACACTTCAAATGTTGTATGGCATTGTTAACATGAAATGCATACGCAAAATGTACTACCTCGTCAGTGGACTATAATTGTTCTAGAGTAATATGTTGCACAATGTTCCAGAGTAGTGTGTGCTTTGTGAATCCTTTCTCAGCATCAAACAGACCATCACGCttcctgttttttgtttttttccccagaTGCCAGGTTGGAAGGCTGGCTGTCACTTCCTTCCAAGAACACCAAGAGGTTTGGCTGGGAAAGAAAGGTGACAGCAGTAACTCATAAGGCCAGAATTGCTCTTGGGTTGTCCCTGAGGTGGATGATGTGTGGGGTGGTAACACTAACAGCTCGTGTTTGTCTGTTGCTCTGAAGTACGTGGTTATGAGCAGTAGGAAGATTCTGTTCTACAACAGCGAGGTAGACCGAGAGCAGTCCAACCCCTTCTTGATCCTGGATATTGAGTGAGTCCTCTGACCCTCTAGGGTCAAATTCTGACACCACATGAAAATCAAAAAAATTATTCACGTAAACCTGAAAATAATTCAGAGTACCACAGAAACATTTCAAAAAATAAGAAGTTATGAAGATGAGATATTTAATGAAAGCAAAAGGGAAGTATCTTGACAAGTGGTCTTGACAATTTTAGATCTCACTGTATACGTTTGAGAACGCATCACACTGCTGATCCTGTGCTGTTTTAACGtttacatttgattttattatatttattaatttagcagattaTTTTCCTCAAAGCAATATacgtacaaatagtgcattTAGAAAATGCATTCAAAAATGAAGGTTCAGAAGTAAAAAAGTTATCCCTCACGTTCAAGTCTGAgctgtttgtattgtgtgtgtgtgtgtgtgtgtactttctcaAAATGTTCatgcccctcttctctctcacacactactCCGTCTCTCCTCTTTCAGTACATTGTCACTACTCTTTTCCTTACAGTAAGCTGTTCCACGTTCGACCAGTCACTCAAACAGATGTTTACCGTGCTGATGCCCGAGAGATACCAAGGATATTTCAGGTGGGTTCAAAATATATGGTTTAGAGAACATTCTTCTCCCAGGATCTAACGCGATCAGCATCTGCAGAACCAGCTTGTTAACACCTgatcccatcctctcccctctccaccccttcaGATCCTGTACGCCAACGAGGGTGAGAGCAAGCGGGAGCAGGAGTTAGCAGTGGAGCCGCTGCCTCCGAGTGAGCGCGCATCCTACATTGGCCACAAAGGTCACGAGTTCATCCCCACACTCTACCACTTCCCCTCCAGCTGCGAGGCGTGCACACGGCCCCTCTGGAACGTCTTCAAGCCTCCGCCTGCTCTCGAGTGCCGCCGCTGCCACACCAAGTGCCACAAAGACCACCTGGACAGAAAGGAGGAGGTCATTGCCCCCTGTAAGGGTAAGTACCCACAACGCAGATAGTCCAGTGGCTTTCGACACGAGGATATGATGATTTTGAGGCATTGGCAGCAGCCAGAACATGAGTCAATTGAGTGTTCGTTTTCTTTATTAACAGAGTGACTAATTTCAATGAGTTCTAGGTTTTATAAGTATTagcaatctgcagattgggaaagGAAACTAAACCtcaacaataaatgacaacacaacaccaggcttcaGTCAATAatgtctctcagctctgaaagccAGAGGACGGTGTTGAGTGgatagagaaaaacaaaaataacataCAGCCAATAGGTGTTTGTCATTATAGGCAGGCAGATACTGCACCATAGAACTGTGACTGTCATCAGAACACAGTAGGTTACAGTAGGAAAACATACATGGAATAAGAGAGAATATATGAATTCATAAGGTAATATCAGCTGATATACTGATTGTAATTAAcataagcacataggaaatccaATTTATTTTACAGCATGTTTTCATACTGAATAACTATGTTTTTGTCTTGTTTCTTCTAGCATAGAGACATTATATAACACCTATCCATGCACAGTATGTAAAAGCAATATTGTGGAACAGCTTTGTGAGCTTATCGGTAATGATGCAAACCTGAACCCTAAAACCTCTCACCCTGGCTACCTCTTCTActactctcatcctctcattcctcctcagTGAACTACGACATGTCAACAGCCAAACACCTCCTCCTGTTGGCGGGTTCCCAAAAGGAACAGCAGCGATGGGTCAGCCGTCTGATCAAACGCATACCTAGAAAACACCCCACCACCGTCCCGGCGGGTGGAAGCTCTCCCTTGCAGCCGGCAGCCCGCTCGTCTCCCCGGATCTCACCCCGGCCCTCCCCCAGGAACTCCCCTGCCCTGTCCACCCACCGCATGGCAATCAAGTTGCAGTCCAGCCGACAACAACCTGTAGAGAAGCccaggtgaggggagggaaagggctTTGTGGTTGGTTTTCAAAGTGGGTGGTTATTTGATCTTTGTGAAGTCAAAAATGTGTCATGTAAAAAATTACCTGACAAATGTCCTTTAGGACATGAGGAGTATACAGAATGTTTTGACTACACAAGAGTTAAAGCAATGTTGTAATTTTAATGGTGGTGACTCACAATTCTTTTCAACTCAGCACTCCAATATTGCACGTCATGGCCATGTTGATTATTCAGCATTCACATTACAGCGCGTCTGTTTAACACATCTGGTGACTGTAGATATCCCTCTACCATGAAAGCTAAATGGTAGTATACCAAGCAGTCAGATGTATGTGGCTGAACATAAAATATATTCTCTCAGTTTCCGGGACAATGTGCTCAACATTGTATGCCGTAGacaacacacatccttcactacTGTAGCTTTACTAGCTGCTCTGTACTCTTAACTGCTTCCATATAGAGCTAGTCTAACTTtgtcactcccccccccataCCCAGCTGTGGCCCTATGCTCCGAATTATCCTGCACTGACAACCTCATCTCACTGACCACTCACCATTCTTGTGTTTCTGTGGCAGAAAGTAAGTAGCAGACTGCagtatgtctgcctgcctgcttgtctttctgtttgtctgtctgcctgttcatTTGCTGCTGTGTATTATCTTTTAACCAACCAATCTTTTCCTCATCTCTTACTGTGAGCTTTACCATCATGTTGTATGTAATtcactggtaaaaaaaaaacgaaccaCAATGCCTCAATCCTGCCATCAAGTTGTCTGCGCATGAACTGTGTCATCATTCATATTAATAGTTCATTATCAGGCTCACCAGAAGCCTGATACTgaatcattcatttgaatcaggtgtgttgtagcagggaaacatctaaaacatgcagggcaagGGGcatgaggaccaggattgagaaccagtGCAGTAAATTGAGATCAGGGTGAATATGGACTGTTTCAGGTTGCTTGAGTTTGGCCTTAAGGACTGGAATTGGTCACTGGATGAGGACGATGATGACGATGTGTTTGACTTCTAAAGAAGGAAACTGAGGGTAACTCAGCAGTGCTTGCTGTGATGCATAGGGCTTGAGgcctgcatgtttgagttgcTTGGATAGTATAACCTCTTGAGATGATCTACCATTTTGTAATGTGCCAAGTTTTTGTGGTTTGAAACTCAAACTTGATTCTCTAAGAGACTTCCACTTCTCTTCCAACCAAACAAGAAGAGTCAATACTGAGGTAAAGCATGGTACTTGAAGTCTGACAAAAGGATGTTAACTGGTCTGTTGTAGCTAATATATTGCATGTAGTGAGTGAGTGCAAAAGatgcaagaaaaaaaaatatatatatatatacacacacacacgagtcagGGAATGGACTAAGAACAGATCAGATAACCATTGACTTTTGTTataaaaaattgtttttttttttctcttcacaGCTAACCTGGTTTACACGGAGGAGTGCTACGTCCTGTCACATGGACATTGTCACTTCAAAATGCCCGAAATTTACATTTCTTATTCAATAATGGTCACGTCAACCAAATATTGTGCATTATAGAAAGTCCAATATAAATTGTGAAAATTATATTTATACTGCTAGGCTTATTGTCATCATTTTTGGCTACAAACCAAAACATCGTATCTACCTGCACTTCTTCAAGTGTCATTTGGTGGTATTGGCAAAGTTAGTGAGAGTTTGTACATAACAGAGTGAATGGTCTATAAGGTTTGTTGCCAAATAGAGATTATCTTCAAGCATGTCTCCTTTCATGTGATCGTTTTATTTTTCTGAAGACAAAATATTACTTTCCTCATATTCCGTACATCACAGGACCTGCAAAAT
The sequence above is a segment of the Hypomesus transpacificus isolate Combined female chromosome 26, fHypTra1, whole genome shotgun sequence genome. Coding sequences within it:
- the LOC124487466 gene encoding rho-associated protein kinase 2-like isoform X5 codes for the protein MSSGAERRLESRLRKLESMISDPKSVLNLESLLDSMNALAVDLDYPALRKNKNIEAFLNRYEKVVGRLRELQVKLEDFERVKLIGRGAYGEVQLVRHKASRNVYAMKQLSKFEMIKRSDSAFFWEERDIMAFSNSPWVVQLCCAFQDDRYLYMVMEFMPGGDLVTLTMNYDMPEKWARFYLAEVVLALDAIHSMGFIHRDVKPDNMLLDGKGHLKLADFGTCMKMDSTGMVHCDTAVGTPDYISPEVLKSQGGDGYYGRECDWWSVGVFVFEMLVGETPFYADSLVGTYGKIMDHQNSLYFPEDMEMSQNAKDLICAFLSDREVRLGRNSVDEIKKHPFFRNDQWTFETIRETVAPVVPELNSDIDTSNFDEIEDDKGDAETFPPPRAFVGNHLPFVGFTYFKEDELLRGKIGGTLEETDDVVDCFKKQEDLSEDKEPDLQKKCHHLEEQLNHEMQAKDNLELKCRNATSRLEKLVRELDEEMSSRQKVELSLRQLERERALLQHQSSENLRRVELETERKRTLENEVNSLRDQLEELKRRNHSSQVFNEKNIQLQRQLEEATALLQGEQEAGEKLKKSQMEAQKQTQVLELSLRDHQDKLSLLENSKMELEQHLISLQAALEAEKRDRSQGSEIIADLQGRLSVQEDEVKQMKISLSLAQTEEKRLQQKLADLERAKSNQAIDLTFKLKSLQQCLEQEEAEHKATKAKLADKSQINQSIEEAKSETLKVMEKSLHEEHNTKLQLEGQLLQLEKDHSLLVCDYKQAQNKLEELHTTKDKLTEEASNLTLLLEQEMQKRRLTQTDLKVQTQQATVLRSSEKQLKQELNHLLDKKHSLEKQNQELRRERQEADGQLKELKDQLEAEQYFTTLYKTQIRELKEECDEKNKLYKDAQQRLEEYQEERDSLAAQLEVSLTKADSEQLARSIAEEQYSDLEKEKIMKELEIKDMMARHRQELGDKEATISSLEESNRTLTVDVANLANEKEELNNQLKEMQQQLQKSKEEERQMNSVKLSFEKQLQNERTLKIQAVNKLAEIMNRKEGVRGSHRVSSVDTDVHRKEKENRKLQLQLRSEREKLNSTIIKYQKEINDMQALISDDSQVRLELQMALDSKDSDIEQLRCQISSLSVHSMESTSISSGNDLDMDDTYPDARLEGWLSLPSKNTKRFGWERKYVVMSSRKILFYNSEVDREQSNPFLILDIDKLFHVRPVTQTDVYRADAREIPRIFQILYANEGESKREQELAVEPLPPSERASYIGHKGHEFIPTLYHFPSSCEACTRPLWNVFKPPPALECRRCHTKCHKDHLDRKEEVIAPCKVNYDMSTAKHLLLLAGSQKEQQRWVSRLIKRIPRKHPTTVPAGGSSPLQPAARSSPRISPRPSPRNSPALSTHRMAIKLQSSRQQPVEKPRLLEFGLKDWNWSLDEDDDDDVFDF